In the genome of Thiomicrospira aerophila AL3, one region contains:
- the rsmH gene encoding 16S rRNA (cytosine(1402)-N(4))-methyltransferase RsmH, with protein sequence MSEASSHYSVLLSESLVGLAIKPDGFYVDGTFGRGGHSRALLAQLGPMGRLVAFDQDPEAVAYAKASIDDPRFEIVYSSFADLLSVADRAGWTGKVDGILLDLGVSSPQLDEAERGFSFMREGPLDMRMNPAVGLSAKDWLIAVEEEQLARVLKHFGEERFAYKIARAVSHDAKAGLLNTTKDLAELVARVVPKKDKHKHPATRTFQAIRIAVNGELDALKQVLDASLAVLAPQGRLSVISFHSLEDRIVKQFMRDQSQVKDLFPDLPVLVATTEARLKRIGKAIFPSEQECSQNVRSRSAVLRVAEKI encoded by the coding sequence ATGAGTGAGGCATCAAGTCACTATTCAGTGTTGTTGAGCGAGAGTTTGGTGGGTTTGGCTATTAAACCGGATGGTTTTTACGTTGACGGCACCTTTGGTCGCGGCGGCCACAGTCGCGCGTTGCTTGCTCAGCTTGGTCCTATGGGGCGGCTGGTGGCATTTGATCAAGACCCAGAGGCCGTTGCTTATGCCAAGGCAAGTATTGATGACCCACGTTTTGAAATAGTTTATTCAAGTTTTGCCGATCTGCTCTCGGTTGCCGATAGAGCGGGTTGGACCGGTAAGGTAGATGGCATTTTATTAGATTTAGGTGTGTCGTCACCGCAGTTGGATGAAGCTGAGCGTGGGTTTAGTTTTATGCGTGAAGGGCCACTCGATATGCGGATGAATCCAGCGGTGGGCCTTAGTGCTAAAGATTGGTTGATTGCAGTAGAAGAGGAACAGTTAGCACGGGTATTAAAGCATTTTGGTGAAGAACGTTTTGCTTACAAAATTGCACGTGCGGTGAGTCATGATGCGAAAGCAGGCCTGCTAAACACCACTAAAGATTTGGCAGAGTTGGTCGCAAGGGTTGTGCCGAAAAAAGATAAGCACAAGCATCCGGCTACGCGGACTTTTCAAGCAATTCGTATCGCGGTAAATGGTGAGCTAGATGCTTTAAAACAGGTGTTAGATGCAAGTTTAGCGGTGCTAGCACCGCAAGGCCGCTTGAGTGTGATAAGTTTCCATTCACTTGAAGATCGCATCGTTAAACAATTTATGCGCGACCAATCCCAGGTTAAGGATTTGTTTCCAGATTTGCCGGTGTTGGTAGCTACGACCGAAGCACGCTTAAAGCGTATTGGTAAAGCAATTTTTCCAAGTGAGCAAGAATGTTCGCAGAATGTTCGCTCTCGAAGTGCAGTGCTACGAGTAGCTGAAAAAATTTAA
- a CDS encoding YraN family protein — MTDTRTKRALGQHYENLAADFLVKQGGTLIKRNATYKGGELDLIFAIEEHLVFVEVRFREQADHGHPLETITPTKQQRLLKAARVFLQHHPHLQNQPMRFDVVYFLGNEEPGWLKNAIVAW; from the coding sequence ATGACTGACACTCGAACAAAACGCGCGCTGGGTCAACATTACGAAAATCTAGCCGCTGACTTTTTAGTTAAACAGGGCGGCACCCTTATCAAACGCAATGCAACCTATAAGGGTGGCGAACTCGATCTTATTTTTGCCATTGAGGAACACCTCGTTTTTGTTGAGGTTAGGTTTAGAGAGCAGGCTGACCATGGCCACCCCCTTGAAACCATCACACCTACTAAGCAGCAACGACTCCTTAAAGCCGCTCGCGTTTTTTTACAGCACCACCCCCATCTACAAAACCAGCCCATGCGCTTTGACGTCGTGTATTTTTTAGGTAATGAAGAGCCCGGCTGGCTAAAAAATGCTATTGTTGCTTGGTAA
- the dnaG gene encoding DNA primase produces the protein MQIQGVIPRDFIDQLLARVNLVDVINARVPLKKAGATYKACCPFHQEKTPSFTVNPNKQYYHCFGCGAHGDAISFLVEHDGLSFIEAVEVLAQQVGMTVPRQKLSKEQQKVQQQRIERERDLYDVSHAAAKFYRAQLRDHSDAAQAKTYLRQRGLTPEVAKRFIIGFAPPGWDALIKGLQADARLTAQLVELGLLVVNDSGKTYDRFRHRIMFPIRNGKGQVIAFGGRVLSAEEQPKYLNSPESPIFHKSDTLYGLYEWRQSRDQSDYLIVVEGYMDVVALAQHGVNNAVATLGTAITESHCQLLFRQVDELVFCFDGDRAGLNAAWKALELVLPLIGGQRSVKFLFLDQGEDPDSAVRKLGAEGFRALVNQAMPLSDFWLQHLLNKLSVSTAYPEGRQQLVALAQPYILRATGLYQYLLIELLASQVNLPTWRLERQLGVRTGYAGGQAGQGVGANNTAGQPSLGQPRSSVNSARNARTIRKQNMSLAKYLVRILLIKPSWAFDLAPLLEPMLAMSQHHDAKILLALLRCHQLPLEQQHSAFERFNQHYAAEIDYIQSQPIPDSDEEVSAMFESTAIRLADELEKALLKSQVHQGETLSALQAFLAERKNNSRH, from the coding sequence ATGCAAATTCAAGGGGTAATACCGCGCGATTTTATTGATCAACTGCTGGCTCGTGTTAATCTTGTCGATGTGATCAATGCACGGGTTCCGTTAAAAAAGGCGGGTGCAACCTACAAAGCCTGCTGTCCTTTTCATCAAGAAAAAACACCTTCTTTTACCGTTAATCCGAACAAACAGTATTACCATTGTTTTGGGTGTGGTGCGCATGGTGATGCCATTTCTTTTTTGGTTGAGCACGACGGTTTAAGTTTTATTGAAGCGGTAGAGGTGTTGGCTCAGCAGGTGGGTATGACTGTGCCGCGTCAAAAGCTCTCCAAGGAGCAGCAGAAAGTCCAGCAACAACGAATTGAGCGTGAGCGTGACTTGTATGATGTATCCCATGCGGCGGCAAAATTTTACCGCGCTCAGCTTCGCGATCATAGTGATGCCGCGCAAGCAAAAACCTATTTACGTCAACGTGGTTTAACACCGGAAGTCGCCAAGCGTTTTATTATTGGATTTGCCCCGCCAGGCTGGGATGCGTTAATAAAGGGCTTGCAGGCTGATGCGCGTTTAACCGCACAGCTTGTTGAGTTGGGTTTATTGGTTGTAAACGATTCGGGCAAAACCTATGATCGTTTTCGCCACCGAATAATGTTTCCAATTCGTAACGGTAAGGGCCAGGTCATTGCGTTTGGCGGTCGCGTGTTGAGTGCTGAAGAACAGCCAAAGTATTTGAATTCGCCGGAAAGTCCGATCTTCCATAAAAGTGATACCTTATATGGACTTTATGAGTGGCGGCAAAGTCGTGATCAATCCGACTATTTGATTGTGGTTGAGGGTTATATGGATGTGGTGGCTTTGGCACAGCATGGTGTTAATAATGCCGTAGCAACCCTTGGCACTGCTATTACAGAGTCTCATTGCCAACTGTTGTTTCGTCAAGTTGATGAGTTGGTGTTTTGCTTTGATGGCGATCGGGCGGGTTTAAATGCTGCTTGGAAGGCGTTGGAATTAGTCTTGCCCCTTATTGGTGGGCAGCGCTCGGTCAAGTTTTTGTTTTTAGATCAGGGTGAGGATCCCGATTCGGCGGTGCGGAAGTTGGGGGCTGAAGGCTTTCGTGCGTTGGTTAATCAAGCTATGCCCTTGTCGGATTTTTGGTTACAGCATTTGCTGAATAAGCTCAGTGTTTCGACGGCGTACCCTGAAGGTCGGCAACAGTTGGTTGCCCTAGCTCAGCCTTATATTTTGCGGGCTACGGGTCTTTACCAATATCTGCTAATAGAGTTGTTAGCGTCACAGGTTAATTTGCCGACTTGGCGTTTGGAGCGGCAGCTTGGTGTCAGAACGGGTTATGCAGGTGGGCAGGCAGGTCAAGGTGTTGGCGCGAATAACACAGCAGGCCAGCCCAGTTTAGGTCAGCCTCGATCCAGTGTAAATAGTGCCAGAAATGCGCGGACAATTCGGAAGCAGAATATGTCACTAGCCAAATATTTGGTGCGAATTTTGCTTATAAAGCCGAGTTGGGCGTTTGATCTTGCACCCTTATTAGAGCCTATGCTTGCAATGAGTCAGCATCACGATGCCAAAATTTTATTGGCTTTACTGCGTTGTCATCAATTACCACTTGAGCAGCAGCACTCAGCGTTTGAGCGTTTTAACCAACATTATGCCGCAGAGATTGATTATATTCAGTCACAGCCAATACCTGATTCTGATGAAGAAGTGAGTGCTATGTTTGAAAGTACGGCAATACGTTTGGCTGACGAGTTAGAAAAAGCCTTGCTTAAGAGCCAAGTGCACCAAGGTGAAACATTGAGCGCTTTGCAAGCGTTTTTGGCGGAGCGAAAAAACAACAGCCGACATTAA
- the mraZ gene encoding division/cell wall cluster transcriptional repressor MraZ, with product MLFFRGINAINLDEKGRFAIPKRYRDSIADACDNHLIATIDLNSPCLLIYTQDEWEVIERKLMSLPNMDPQARMVQRLLLGHASEIDMDAQGRMLLPSLLRDHAKLDKQAILLGQGNKFELWSLEAWEASRPDMLNSVQQLDGQGALANLSL from the coding sequence GTGTTATTTTTTCGCGGCATTAATGCAATCAATCTTGATGAAAAGGGACGCTTCGCTATTCCAAAGCGCTACCGAGATTCGATTGCCGATGCCTGCGACAATCATTTAATCGCTACCATCGATTTAAATAGCCCATGTTTATTAATTTATACCCAAGATGAATGGGAAGTGATTGAACGCAAATTAATGTCCCTTCCTAACATGGATCCACAAGCAAGAATGGTGCAGCGTTTACTATTAGGCCATGCCTCCGAAATTGACATGGATGCACAGGGGCGAATGTTGTTGCCCAGTTTGTTGCGCGATCACGCCAAGCTGGACAAGCAAGCAATTCTACTAGGTCAAGGCAATAAATTTGAATTGTGGAGTCTTGAGGCTTGGGAAGCGAGTCGTCCAGATATGCTTAATAGTGTGCAACAACTTGATGGCCAAGGCGCCCTAGCGAATTTAAGTTTATGA
- a CDS encoding Dps family protein, with the protein MEINIGIDETTRKDIAAGLSRLLADSYVLFLKTHNYHWNVTGPMFNSLHMMFEQQYTELFTAVDEIAERIRSLGEFAPGSFQRFNQLSQIQEEQDTPDADTMIRNLIAGQEAVVKTAREVVKIADAANDEPTLDLLTQRMQVHEKTAWMLRSLIAK; encoded by the coding sequence ATGGAAATCAATATTGGTATTGATGAAACAACGCGTAAAGATATTGCTGCCGGTTTATCTCGCCTGCTTGCCGACTCTTATGTATTGTTCTTAAAGACACACAATTATCACTGGAATGTTACAGGACCTATGTTCAACAGCCTGCACATGATGTTTGAACAACAATATACCGAACTATTTACCGCTGTTGATGAAATTGCTGAACGCATTCGCTCATTGGGCGAATTTGCACCAGGTTCATTTCAACGCTTTAACCAACTTAGTCAAATCCAAGAGGAACAAGACACGCCCGATGCGGATACCATGATTCGCAACCTCATTGCCGGCCAAGAAGCTGTAGTCAAAACCGCTCGAGAAGTCGTTAAAATTGCCGATGCTGCTAATGATGAACCTACGCTTGATCTACTAACACAACGTATGCAAGTACATGAAAAAACGGCCTGGATGCTGCGCAGCTTAATTGCTAAATAA
- the rsmI gene encoding 16S rRNA (cytidine(1402)-2'-O)-methyltransferase gives MELLEKSTLYVVATPLGNLADMSPRALAVLKQADWIAAEDTRHSQKLLTHFGIANRLISLHNYNEQARVEMLQSSLAKGEVGALISDAGTPLISDPGYHLVNQLRQAGLQVRPIPGPSALIAALSVAGIATDRFYFEGFLPAKSAKRLARLVELSVQQATMVFYEAPHRLLGCLADLRVAMGDERLVCVAREMTKQYEEFPQGSLAQVEDYFIKHPDKVRGELVIVVAGAQALAIDDQAWQSLVQAMLEQQVSVKTVAEVVSAHYQVAKKTVYQWAQACKNEMH, from the coding sequence ATGGAATTGCTAGAAAAAAGCACACTTTACGTGGTGGCTACGCCGCTGGGAAATTTAGCTGACATGAGTCCACGTGCATTGGCGGTGCTAAAGCAGGCTGACTGGATTGCAGCGGAAGACACACGGCACTCGCAAAAGTTGCTTACTCACTTTGGTATAGCTAATCGCTTGATAAGTTTGCATAACTACAATGAACAAGCGCGTGTTGAAATGCTGCAATCGAGTCTTGCCAAGGGTGAGGTAGGTGCGCTGATATCAGATGCAGGCACACCGCTGATTAGTGACCCAGGTTATCATCTGGTGAATCAATTGCGGCAAGCAGGCCTGCAAGTTCGACCTATTCCTGGCCCTAGCGCATTGATTGCAGCCTTGTCTGTGGCAGGCATTGCGACAGATCGATTTTATTTTGAAGGGTTTTTGCCAGCTAAGTCAGCCAAGCGACTGGCGCGTTTAGTTGAGTTAAGTGTTCAGCAGGCTACCATGGTGTTTTATGAGGCGCCACATCGTTTGTTGGGCTGTTTGGCTGATTTGAGAGTCGCAATGGGCGATGAACGCTTGGTCTGCGTGGCTCGAGAAATGACCAAGCAGTATGAAGAGTTTCCTCAGGGCTCCCTTGCGCAGGTAGAGGATTATTTTATAAAACACCCTGACAAAGTTCGAGGCGAGCTCGTTATCGTCGTTGCGGGTGCGCAGGCCTTGGCTATAGATGACCAGGCCTGGCAGTCATTAGTGCAGGCCATGCTAGAGCAGCAGGTCAGTGTTAAAACGGTTGCTGAGGTGGTATCTGCGCATTATCAAGTGGCTAAAAAAACGGTTTATCAATGGGCTCAGGCCTGTAAAAATGAAATGCACTAG
- a CDS encoding CidA/LrgA family protein: MVGFSFLGLITVLLVYQLIGELIVLAFGWPVPGPVIGMFLLLMTLLLRQAWSPYLVEPAQQFLRYLSLFFVPAGVGVMVHLTRIGEEWLSILVALVISTLVSLVVTAWVMLGLAKLLQKAKLGAK; the protein is encoded by the coding sequence ATGGTGGGATTTTCTTTTTTAGGGTTAATAACCGTATTGTTGGTTTATCAGCTTATTGGTGAGCTTATTGTATTGGCATTCGGTTGGCCTGTACCGGGCCCTGTGATTGGCATGTTTTTGTTGTTAATGACCTTATTGCTTCGCCAGGCCTGGTCGCCGTATTTAGTGGAGCCTGCACAGCAGTTTTTGCGCTATTTGTCATTGTTTTTTGTGCCTGCCGGTGTGGGGGTGATGGTGCATCTCACCCGTATCGGCGAAGAATGGTTATCGATTCTAGTGGCCTTAGTAATAAGTACCCTTGTCAGTCTAGTCGTCACCGCTTGGGTGATGTTGGGTTTAGCTAAGCTTTTGCAAAAAGCTAAACTAGGAGCAAAATAG
- a CDS encoding LrgB family protein: MDAFDDIWVYLAASPLFGLVLTLVVFQAVYSLYSRAHYNPMLNPVAMSVLVIITVLWLSGMSYEHYFEGAQFIHFLLGPATVALAIPLYQHWATLRSLWIPILFATSIGLIAAGLSAFWIAQWLGASMETLLSLVPKSVTAPVAMGIAEKNGGIATLTAAFVVITGVLGAMLGPWVFKLMKLKDDRVAGIAMGVTAHGLGTAKSFQISVQMGAFSGLAMALSAFIAAIILPWLMASL, translated from the coding sequence ATGGATGCGTTCGATGATATTTGGGTTTATCTAGCAGCTAGCCCCTTGTTTGGATTAGTGCTCACGCTGGTTGTTTTTCAAGCAGTCTATTCTCTGTATAGTCGGGCCCATTATAATCCCATGCTTAATCCGGTAGCCATGAGTGTGTTGGTGATTATCACGGTGTTGTGGTTGTCGGGTATGTCTTATGAGCATTATTTTGAGGGGGCGCAATTCATTCATTTCTTGTTAGGGCCGGCTACTGTCGCCCTCGCTATTCCGCTCTATCAGCATTGGGCAACGCTACGTAGTTTATGGATTCCTATTTTGTTTGCAACCAGTATTGGATTAATCGCGGCCGGATTGAGTGCGTTTTGGATTGCGCAGTGGCTAGGAGCAAGTATGGAAACACTCTTGTCTTTAGTTCCCAAGTCAGTTACAGCACCAGTGGCAATGGGGATTGCTGAAAAAAATGGTGGCATTGCAACGCTTACTGCCGCTTTTGTAGTGATTACCGGTGTATTAGGCGCCATGCTTGGCCCATGGGTTTTTAAACTGATGAAATTAAAAGACGATCGTGTGGCGGGGATTGCGATGGGGGTGACTGCGCACGGATTAGGCACAGCGAAGTCGTTTCAAATTAGTGTGCAGATGGGGGCATTCTCAGGTTTAGCCATGGCTTTATCCGCGTTTATTGCGGCCATTATTTTGCCATGGCTGATGGCAAGTTTATAG
- a CDS encoding penicillin-binding protein activator: MKIFVIIASILLLSACAPKLPLAPAIDETVQIPTIVTPPLEEISAPDLVAQRQQALATQNWGRYLDTTEILLVIATPEQQHSLLLDTYAQLDQINPSFWQQAQTSRHQAWHSLAITHQLPISFQLAWLEDSGKLFHDHPATQQLVSLLSETKHAPKQQRIAILLPFDSRTQPLSNQIRAGILAAYWQTAQQDQLLFFNLEDYTNPIEAYEATQQAGADWVIGPFDRNTIEALSRVANDRLIFLNSAPNASNAWQLQFGTPDSLQQLIYHIGKQDYRNLAVLYADQPNHQQQISKLEEKWLTTPQNRIIPLSFEQNQRNLRDELGRALQSDQSQVRANFLQRTLANNLTFFPRHRGDLDALLLLGEREYLANIQPQLDFFQVNIPVYAMDTLMPTEFRPGLAEPDLKNIRFLSYSAVMSPELISSPLAALGWDSFLITQYHQALLDGLSLNGATGQLRHHEKGLINRQLALVRFNARGQLITDDTQPNIWPFANYTGQPAPMHPREREQRQRELLELITQPNF; encoded by the coding sequence GTGAAAATTTTTGTCATTATTGCCAGTATTTTGCTTTTAAGCGCCTGTGCTCCCAAGCTACCATTAGCGCCTGCTATTGACGAGACGGTGCAAATACCAACCATTGTAACACCTCCACTGGAAGAGATTTCAGCACCAGACCTAGTTGCACAGCGCCAACAAGCACTCGCCACTCAAAACTGGGGCCGCTACCTTGATACGACTGAAATTTTACTTGTCATTGCAACACCCGAACAACAGCATTCTTTGCTTTTAGACACCTATGCCCAACTTGATCAAATCAACCCCTCTTTTTGGCAGCAGGCCCAGACCTCCCGCCATCAAGCCTGGCATAGCCTAGCGATAACCCATCAACTCCCCATCTCCTTTCAACTTGCTTGGCTCGAAGACTCAGGCAAACTTTTTCACGACCACCCCGCCACGCAGCAGCTTGTAAGCCTGTTAAGCGAAACTAAACACGCACCCAAACAACAGCGTATTGCCATCTTGCTACCTTTTGATAGCCGCACGCAACCGCTATCCAACCAAATCCGTGCTGGAATATTAGCTGCCTATTGGCAAACCGCCCAGCAAGATCAATTATTATTTTTTAACCTTGAAGACTACACCAACCCTATCGAAGCCTATGAAGCAACTCAACAAGCTGGCGCTGACTGGGTTATTGGCCCATTTGATCGCAACACTATTGAAGCCCTAAGCCGCGTTGCCAATGACCGACTCATCTTTTTAAACTCGGCACCTAACGCTTCAAATGCCTGGCAACTTCAATTTGGCACGCCGGATTCATTACAACAACTTATTTACCATATCGGTAAACAAGATTATCGCAATTTGGCGGTACTTTATGCCGACCAGCCCAACCATCAGCAACAAATCAGCAAACTAGAAGAGAAGTGGTTAACCACCCCGCAAAATCGCATCATTCCATTATCATTTGAACAGAACCAGCGCAATCTGCGCGATGAGCTAGGACGCGCATTGCAAAGTGATCAGAGCCAAGTTCGGGCAAACTTTTTGCAACGTACCCTAGCTAACAACTTAACCTTCTTTCCACGTCACCGTGGTGACCTTGACGCCTTGTTACTCCTAGGTGAACGTGAATACCTTGCCAACATTCAACCTCAATTAGATTTTTTTCAGGTAAATATTCCCGTATATGCCATGGATACCTTAATGCCCACTGAATTCCGTCCTGGCCTCGCTGAACCCGATCTAAAAAATATTCGATTTTTAAGCTACTCCGCGGTCATGTCACCCGAGTTGATCAGCTCACCCCTCGCCGCACTGGGCTGGGATAGTTTTTTAATTACCCAGTACCATCAAGCACTACTAGACGGATTAAGCCTAAATGGAGCAACGGGCCAACTACGCCACCATGAAAAGGGTTTAATAAACCGCCAGCTAGCTCTAGTAAGATTTAATGCCCGTGGCCAACTTATTACAGATGACACCCAACCCAATATTTGGCCTTTTGCCAATTACACTGGACAACCTGCCCCTATGCACCCACGTGAACGAGAGCAACGTCAACGCGAACTACTAGAACTGATTACACAACCTAATTTCTAA
- the rpoD gene encoding RNA polymerase sigma factor RpoD — MTKVERKQQLIDLIERAKDLGYLTYADVNDVLPDDIEEDQLSQVLTILGDFGIPLFDTAPEEDELITKEGGAFDEAAAEAAILALAEVDSEFGRTTDPVRMYMREMGSVELLTRKGEIDIAKRIESNIRDMLDSLSKYPMCAEKILKAFQKMDDGEGKLADVIQGFIDPNDLEEVEVEDLNADSDNNAEPKDDSIDPALIEAFLAELEKLHRDAVKAEDTHGSSDPKAKQKRQLVVDHLRTVKLVPLFTNGVIRDIKGKIAAIREQERVIVNAVVRKVKIPRTRFVELFVDNEANPQLIDMLIAEYPDKAGLLDEVRLDVKRAQKRLALIEKSEKMAISYYKKVYKDLSKSESQARAAKREMIEANLRLVISIAKKYTNRGLQFLDLIQEGNIGLMKAVDKFEYRRGYKFSTYATWWIRQAITRSIADQARTIRIPVHMIETINKLNRIQRQLLQKMGREPTPEELAEEMEMPEDKIRKVMKIAKEPISMETPIGDDEDSSLGDFIEDSNILSPSDSADLEGMSETVREMLSTLTPREAKVLRMRFGLGMNTDHTLEEVGKQFDVTRERIRQIEAKALRKLRHPSRAERLRSFLD, encoded by the coding sequence ATGACAAAAGTAGAAAGAAAGCAGCAGTTAATTGATCTTATTGAAAGAGCAAAGGATCTAGGATACCTAACCTATGCTGATGTTAACGATGTGTTGCCTGACGATATTGAAGAGGATCAGTTAAGTCAAGTCTTAACGATTTTAGGTGATTTTGGGATCCCATTGTTTGATACCGCGCCTGAAGAAGATGAATTAATTACCAAGGAAGGCGGGGCGTTTGATGAGGCGGCCGCTGAAGCGGCGATTTTAGCCTTGGCAGAAGTGGATTCAGAATTTGGTCGCACTACCGATCCGGTACGTATGTATATGCGTGAAATGGGTTCGGTTGAGCTGTTAACGCGTAAAGGCGAAATCGACATTGCCAAGCGTATTGAATCGAATATTCGTGATATGCTCGATTCGTTATCAAAATATCCGATGTGCGCTGAAAAAATCCTAAAAGCCTTTCAAAAAATGGACGATGGTGAAGGTAAGTTAGCGGATGTCATTCAAGGGTTTATTGATCCTAATGATTTGGAAGAGGTTGAGGTTGAGGACTTAAATGCCGATTCTGATAATAACGCTGAGCCGAAGGATGACTCGATTGATCCCGCATTGATTGAAGCCTTCTTGGCTGAATTAGAAAAACTGCATCGTGATGCGGTTAAAGCGGAAGATACACATGGCTCAAGCGATCCTAAAGCTAAACAAAAACGTCAGCTGGTTGTAGATCATTTGCGCACTGTGAAATTGGTGCCACTGTTCACTAATGGCGTTATACGTGACATCAAAGGAAAAATTGCGGCCATTCGTGAACAAGAGCGCGTCATTGTCAATGCGGTAGTCCGCAAGGTGAAGATTCCACGTACTCGCTTTGTAGAGTTGTTTGTCGATAATGAAGCCAATCCACAGTTAATCGATATGTTAATTGCTGAGTATCCTGATAAAGCAGGCCTGCTAGACGAGGTACGCCTAGATGTGAAGCGTGCCCAAAAGCGTTTAGCCCTGATTGAGAAGTCAGAAAAAATGGCCATCAGCTATTACAAAAAAGTCTATAAAGACTTGAGTAAATCAGAAAGCCAAGCCCGTGCTGCCAAACGTGAAATGATCGAGGCCAACCTGCGTTTGGTGATCTCGATTGCCAAAAAATACACCAACCGTGGCTTGCAGTTCCTTGACCTGATTCAAGAAGGCAACATCGGCTTAATGAAAGCGGTCGATAAGTTTGAATACCGTCGTGGTTATAAGTTCTCGACCTACGCGACCTGGTGGATTCGTCAGGCGATTACCCGTTCGATTGCCGACCAAGCACGTACCATCCGTATTCCGGTGCACATGATTGAAACCATCAATAAGCTCAATCGTATTCAACGTCAGCTGTTGCAAAAAATGGGGCGTGAACCGACGCCGGAAGAACTGGCTGAAGAAATGGAAATGCCGGAAGACAAGATTCGCAAAGTGATGAAAATCGCCAAAGAACCGATTTCGATGGAAACGCCGATTGGGGATGACGAAGATTCATCATTGGGTGATTTTATTGAAGACTCCAATATTCTGTCACCGTCCGATTCGGCTGATTTGGAAGGCATGAGCGAAACCGTGCGTGAGATGCTCAGCACCCTCACACCACGCGAAGCGAAGGTGTTGCGTATGCGTTTTGGTTTGGGCATGAATACCGATCACACGCTTGAAGAGGTCGGCAAACAGTTTGATGTGACCCGTGAACGTATTCGTCAAATTGAAGCGAAAGCCCTGCGTAAACTGCGCCACCCAAGCCGTGCCGAGCGCTTGCGTAGTTTCCTAGATTAA
- a CDS encoding cation diffusion facilitator family transporter, which produces MNAKHRAKAAKRITLIAAVIDGVIGFAKIVTGVLVSSAALIADGVHSLSDLLTDGFVYVATHYGSQHPDHDHPYGHGRIETLATLFLASILIVVAAAIALASIHRLVSATEIPPPGYWAMAVAAIALFAKEWLYHITMRVAKRINSKLLEANAWHSRTDVFSTAIVLIALVGSQFGYGWLDTLAAIIVGIMIGKIGISLLWDASKELVDTALPEKTQQKMRRTAAHVPGVLGVHDLRTRQAAGRTMVDVHIVVSPRISISEGHEIGNEASRRLRKQFPEITDLTFHIDPEDDAGLGDPSLQPGLPLRPEIETLLKIHWENLAIKPWILDFDIHYLSGQVNLVVHVNEHAPFDNKTILNSLQDAVRSIEWIASVEILKRIDMPLSKRYPDN; this is translated from the coding sequence ATGAACGCTAAACATCGCGCTAAAGCCGCTAAGCGCATTACCCTCATTGCTGCCGTCATTGATGGCGTTATAGGTTTCGCCAAAATCGTTACCGGAGTTCTAGTAAGCTCTGCGGCCTTAATTGCTGACGGCGTTCACTCCCTCTCCGACTTACTCACCGATGGCTTTGTTTATGTAGCAACACACTACGGCAGTCAACACCCAGACCACGACCATCCTTATGGACACGGTCGTATTGAAACGCTTGCGACCTTATTCTTAGCGAGCATCTTAATTGTGGTTGCAGCCGCTATCGCACTAGCCAGTATTCATCGCCTGGTCAGTGCCACCGAGATCCCACCACCGGGATACTGGGCCATGGCTGTTGCTGCGATTGCGCTCTTCGCCAAGGAATGGCTTTATCACATCACCATGCGTGTTGCCAAACGAATAAACTCTAAACTTCTTGAAGCCAATGCTTGGCACTCTCGTACTGATGTATTTTCAACGGCTATTGTTTTAATTGCTTTGGTAGGGTCACAGTTCGGATACGGTTGGCTGGATACCCTTGCCGCCATTATTGTAGGCATCATGATTGGCAAAATTGGTATCAGCTTATTGTGGGATGCCAGCAAGGAGTTGGTCGATACCGCGCTACCCGAAAAGACACAACAAAAAATGCGCCGTACTGCGGCACACGTACCGGGTGTATTAGGTGTGCATGACCTCAGAACTCGCCAAGCGGCGGGACGAACCATGGTCGATGTACATATTGTCGTATCGCCTCGAATTAGCATTTCCGAAGGCCATGAAATTGGCAATGAAGCCAGTCGACGACTACGTAAACAGTTTCCTGAAATCACCGACCTTACCTTTCATATCGATCCGGAAGATGATGCAGGCTTGGGCGACCCAAGCCTACAACCAGGCCTGCCTCTTCGCCCCGAAATTGAAACGCTGCTAAAGATTCACTGGGAGAATCTTGCCATCAAGCCCTGGATCCTCGACTTCGACATTCATTACCTTTCAGGACAGGTCAACCTGGTTGTGCATGTAAATGAACACGCACCTTTTGATAATAAAACCATCCTAAACTCATTGCAAGACGCTGTTCGATCTATCGAATGGATCGCATCAGTAGAGATACTAAAACGCATTGATATGCCGTTATCTAAGCGTTATCCGGACAATTAA